Genomic DNA from Vibrio vulnificus CMCP6:
ACCCATTCACTCTGGGTGCGAACATTGGTACTTGTATTACCGCACTGCTTGCAGCAACGGCAGTTTCTGGTGAGTTTGCTGTGTTTGCACTACAGATTGCTCTCGTCCACTTAACCTTTAACGTGTTAGCAACTCTGTTCATCTTTGGTATTCCGTTCTTACGCGAAATCCCAATTAAAGGTGCAGAATTCATTTCAGAGATGGCGATTAAGAACAAAGCGGTGGTTGCTGGGTACCTACTTGCAGTATTCATCTTCATCCCAGGGTCGATTCTGGCACTAACGGCATAGAACATTGAAATACCGGAAAAGGAGAGCAAATTGCTCTCCTTTTTTGTTGCTGAAGCAAAGGTTTTCATTGGCAAAAATCGTTGGCTGATACACACTGAAGAAAAACAGCGGTGTACGCAATGATGGAACATAAAGAGAACCAACAACGGTTAGAAGCGGCAAGAAAGATTGACGACCAACTTTCTCTACTTGTTGAAAACATAGACATTTTGAGCAGTGTCACGCCGCAAAACTACAAGGAAGAGCGGCAGCTCTTTTTTGATAATCGCTTTTCCATTGAACCCAGCTTTACCTACAAAGATCAAACGTTTGATGTTCATCAAGCTAAGCGAAATCTTTACTCTCTTCCCATTGAAAACATCGACAGCGTGAAGCTACGTGCTCTGTACGCGGAAGTGATCCAGTCTTATGCAGACAAACTCGATCAACTTTGTTCCATCGGTAATGCGGAGTTTCTCTATAACTCACTGCGTTATTATGGTGAACCGAGCAGCAAAGATATCCGTAATGCCAATTTTTTATTGCATCTTCCCATTGAAGAAGAAGCCTCCCAGCGCCACGATTGCCATGAAATCGCCGCCTTTATGCAGCAGTTTTGTCAGGATCATGGCTATACAGGGGAGATTGAGATCAACAACAGCATGATTGCTAATGCGCTGGTCTCGGGAACCAAAGTGAAAATTAATGCTTCGGCCAGCATCACCACGAAAGAGATGCACGCTCTTGCCCATCATGAACTCGGTGTTCACTTGCTTACGACGTTGAACGGGCGAGCCCAGCCGTTGAAATTACTCAGCTTGGGTTGCCCAGTAAATACGACCACACAAGAAGGATTGGCTATTCTCTGTGAGTTTCTCTCTGGGCATTTTAGTCTCAAACGCCTTAGAACCTTGGCTCTTCGAGTTATTGCTGTCGAATCGATGATCAAAGATCGAGATTTTCGCAATACCTTTTTACTGCTCAAAGAGCAGTATAAAACGGATGACATGACAGCATTTACGATTACGGCTCGCGTCTATCGTGGCGGTGGTTATACCAAGGATTATCTCTATCTACGCGGCTTTAGAGAAATCCTCAATGCCTATGATCAGCTCGGCGACGATTTTAATTTGTTGCTCGCAGGCAAAACAGAAATACGCTATTTCTCCACCATCAAGTCGCTGGTCGCAGATGGCCTCATTCAGCCACCAAAATTCATTAGCCCAGCCATCGCCAAACCCGCCCCAGCGGATCCTATCTATAAATTTGTCGCCAATGCGCTCAAATAGCACAAACGCTGTAGGTAACAAAAAAGGGCTCTAGGAGCCCTTTTCAACCATCGTGATGTTATACCGAGAATGGGTACTGGATTGGGTCATGATGTTCATACCCTTCTACCCAGAAATCATCCAAAGTGACCCAAGTTTCCAGATCTTCCAAAGATTTGATCTCAGGGTTGATGTGGAACGTTGGCGCTTGTAACGGTTCTCGCTTGAGTTGCACATCACGCATCAGTGCTAACTGATCTTCATAGATATGTGCATTAACAATCTTATGGAATGCTTGGCCCGGTTTCTTGCCCGTAATCTGTGCCATGATCGCCAAGAACACATACACCTGGACCATGTTGAAATTCAGCCCCAGTGGCACGTCACACGAACGTTGTGTGCTATTGAGGTATAACGTATCACCCAGCAATGAGAAGTGATGACTGTACATACAAGGGCGCAAACAACCCATATGAAATTCACCTGGGTTGTAGAAATTGAGGATCTCCCCGCGATCGT
This window encodes:
- a CDS encoding flavohemoglobin expression-modulating QEGLA motif protein; the encoded protein is MMEHKENQQRLEAARKIDDQLSLLVENIDILSSVTPQNYKEERQLFFDNRFSIEPSFTYKDQTFDVHQAKRNLYSLPIENIDSVKLRALYAEVIQSYADKLDQLCSIGNAEFLYNSLRYYGEPSSKDIRNANFLLHLPIEEEASQRHDCHEIAAFMQQFCQDHGYTGEIEINNSMIANALVSGTKVKINASASITTKEMHALAHHELGVHLLTTLNGRAQPLKLLSLGCPVNTTTQEGLAILCEFLSGHFSLKRLRTLALRVIAVESMIKDRDFRNTFLLLKEQYKTDDMTAFTITARVYRGGGYTKDYLYLRGFREILNAYDQLGDDFNLLLAGKTEIRYFSTIKSLVADGLIQPPKFISPAIAKPAPADPIYKFVANALK
- a CDS encoding thymidylate synthase; translation: MKQYLELCRRIVDEGHWVENERTGKRCLTVINADLTYDVANNQFPLVTTRKSFWKAAVAELLGYIRGYDNAEDFRKLGTKTWDANANLNDAWLNNPYRKGEDDMGRVYGVQGRAWAKPDGGHIDQLRKIVDDLTRGVDDRGEILNFYNPGEFHMGCLRPCMYSHHFSLLGDTLYLNSTQRSCDVPLGLNFNMVQVYVFLAIMAQITGKKPGQAFHKIVNAHIYEDQLALMRDVQLKREPLQAPTFHINPEIKSLEDLETWVTLDDFWVEGYEHHDPIQYPFSV